The following is a genomic window from Aeromonas sp. FDAARGOS 1405.
CTGCTGCTCACCCCCATGGCCGAGCGACTGGCTCCCACCCTGCATCGGCTGCTGGGGGAGCTGAACGGCCTCACCCGCCAGAACGCCTTCAACCCCCAGCAGTGGCAGGGCAGCTTGCGGCTCGGATTGCGCGAGAGTGTGATGACCTGGCCGGTGGGCCCCATTCTGGGTCAGCTGATGCAGGAGGTGCCGGGTATGGTGCCGGAGATCTGGAACAAGGATGAGCAGGGGCTGGAGGCGCTGGCAGCGGGCAAACTCGACTTTGTCATCCTGCCCCATGACCAGAGCCAGCCGTTACCGCGCCAGCCCGGGCTGGTGTGGGAGACCCTGCGGGAAGAAAAACTGGTCTGCCTGTTACGCAAAGATCATCCGGCGCTCGCCAAGCCCTGGGATCTCGATGCCTATCTGAGCTGGCGCCATATCGCCATCCGGGATCAGGAGCTGGCCAACCCCTTCTTCGAGCAGAGTCTGGCCCAGCAACAGGTGCGTCGCCAGATTGGCGCCACCCTGCCCGATTTTGCCAGCGCGGCGGCCCTGCTACCCCAGACCGATCTGATCCTCACCGCCATCGGTGGATGGGCGGCCTGCATGGCCAGTCAGCCGGATCTGGTGATGCGCCCGGCACCGTTCGATTACGGCAAGGTGAGTCACAGTCTGGTCTGGTATGGCCCGGCCGGTGATGGTTCGGCCCGCCACTGGTTCCGCCAGCGGATCCTGCAACTGGGTCGCGAGCTGGTCGAGCCCTGAGCCAGGTGACAGCGAGAAGAGATGGATGTTTCGCCACGGCGAAACATCCATGGCAATGAGGGATCAGGGACGTTTGGTATAAATGGGGCTGGGGAAAGAGGCGACATTGCTACCCAGATCAGTAATGCGGGCAGCCCCCTGCTTTTTCACCTGATCGATGCGCAACACCTGATGCATGGGTATAAGGGTGTGATGCACATCGGCAAATTCGCTCTTGAGCTTTTCATGGCTGGGATCGACGATAAGCGCCGTGTGATTGTCCCAGACAAAATCGGCGATCTCGATAAATCCAAACAGTTGGCCCTGATTCACCTCGCGCACATAAACCTCATAGCGCTCGTTGTGGCAAATAAACTGAACCCGATATAACGCCTTGCTTTCACTCATGATTTATCTGTCGTGGAGGGTGGACGGATGGGCAATATCATAACGAGCCACAAGGTCCCCTCCAATAGACAGAAGTCACAGTTGTTTGCTTTTACTGCACAACCAGGGAATCGATTCGCCCCTTCAGATCAAAGGGGGCAAGGTCACGGCCCCCACTCCAGCAGCACGTAACCGATTCGCCAGCCACTCCAGCTCGCTGCGGGTCGCGTCTGACCAGCGACTCGCCTCACCACGTACCCCATGATGACGAAAACCATTGATACGGATAGGTACTGGCCCCAGCCGCAGCAGGAAAGCGGCGAGATCCGCGTCCAGCTCACCGCTCTTATCCAGAAAATCGCTCTTGCCCGGCACATGGAGCAGCCGCAGTTCGGTCAGCTTGCCGTGACGTGCCAGCAGTTGCAGAGACGCCAACACCCGCTCGCGACCATAGCCGGTCAGCGAATGATGCACCGAGTCACGCCACCCCTTGAGATCGAGCATGGCGCCATCGAGCACCGGCAATAGCCGCTGCCAACCGCTCTCGGCCAACGAGCCGTTGCTGTCGAGCAGGCAAGTGAGATGAGCCAGATCCGGCGCAGCCTTGATGGCGGCAAACAGCGCAACCACGAAGGGAAGCTGGGTGGTCGCCTCACCACCGGAGACGGTAATCCCGCTGAGCAAGGGGCTGTAGCGGCGCAGCAGGTTCAGCACCTCGGTCACCGTCATGGTGGCAATCTTCGGATTGGCGCTGCGCGGGCACGCATCGAGACAAGCATCGCAATCGGTGCAGAGCGCCGCCTGCCAGCGCACACTGCATTTCCCGGGGCGGCCCTCAGTAAGGGTCAGCGCACCGCTCGGGCAGACAGCAATACAGTCACCGCAATCGTCGCACAGCCCTATGGTGTGCGGATTATGGCAGCCGGGGCAGCGAAAGTTGCAGCCCTGCAGAAACAGCACCAGCCGGTTGCCCGGCCCGTCAACACAAGAAAAGGGCAGCACCCTGCTTACCAGGGCGCTGCGTGTTGGCAAAACATCAGCCATCGGTGCGAACTCAATACTCGCAGATGGTCGATTCGTGGGCGACTACCCGCGGTGCTCGCTGACGAATGGCGGTCACTTCACTCGCCTCGGCCCCGAGAC
Proteins encoded in this region:
- a CDS encoding LysR family transcriptional regulator, which encodes MDLIALSRLGGRHLVTLHLLLDNQSVTRTAERLCTTPSTVSKTLNQLRDLLGDQLLYRQGNQLLLTPMAERLAPTLHRLLGELNGLTRQNAFNPQQWQGSLRLGLRESVMTWPVGPILGQLMQEVPGMVPEIWNKDEQGLEALAAGKLDFVILPHDQSQPLPRQPGLVWETLREEKLVCLLRKDHPALAKPWDLDAYLSWRHIAIRDQELANPFFEQSLAQQQVRRQIGATLPDFASAAALLPQTDLILTAIGGWAACMASQPDLVMRPAPFDYGKVSHSLVWYGPAGDGSARHWFRQRILQLGRELVEP
- a CDS encoding DUF1820 family protein translates to MSESKALYRVQFICHNERYEVYVREVNQGQLFGFIEIADFVWDNHTALIVDPSHEKLKSEFADVHHTLIPMHQVLRIDQVKKQGAARITDLGSNVASFPSPIYTKRP
- a CDS encoding YjjW family glycine radical enzyme activase, encoding MADVLPTRSALVSRVLPFSCVDGPGNRLVLFLQGCNFRCPGCHNPHTIGLCDDCGDCIAVCPSGALTLTEGRPGKCSVRWQAALCTDCDACLDACPRSANPKIATMTVTEVLNLLRRYSPLLSGITVSGGEATTQLPFVVALFAAIKAAPDLAHLTCLLDSNGSLAESGWQRLLPVLDGAMLDLKGWRDSVHHSLTGYGRERVLASLQLLARHGKLTELRLLHVPGKSDFLDKSGELDADLAAFLLRLGPVPIRINGFRHHGVRGEASRWSDATRSELEWLANRLRAAGVGAVTLPPLI